A DNA window from Melanotaenia boesemani isolate fMelBoe1 chromosome 6, fMelBoe1.pri, whole genome shotgun sequence contains the following coding sequences:
- the hpn gene encoding serine protease hepsin, which produces MYAEKVVTEGKMGSRGISLTCVLTPWRVIMVCVTLMTLGAIGAAVWAVVTFCTMEEDTGLYDVQVNSPDQRLRVFDSAQRRWRQVCSSSANELLASISCEEVGFVSVVNYSVTSVPEASGDGGEFFCVRQEELSYGKKIKDSLFPCDCESREVLTLLCQDCGRRSFAADRIVGGVDARQGSWPWQVSLQYDGVHQCGGSIISNRWIVSAAHCFPERYRFVSHWRVLLGSIYNKPVNANVVEVKTIVYHSSYLPFVDPNIDDNSRDIAVLALTQPLTFNEYIQPVCLPAYGQRLIDGQMGTVTGWGNVGYYAHLADVLQEANVPIISDAVCNAPDYYDNQITTTMFCAGYEKGGTDACQGDSGGPFVAADCLSKATRYRLLGVVSWGTGCAMPKKPGVYTRVSRFLPWISTAMRNYQNSPGVHKLART; this is translated from the exons GGAGCAGGGGGATCTCTTTGACCTGTGTGCTGACCCCCTGGCGGGTGATCATGGTATGTGTAACATTGATGACCCTTGGAGCCATTGGAGCTGCTGTTTGGGCCGTAG TGACATTTTGCACAATGGAGGAAGACACGGGACTCTATGATG TCCAGGTAAATTCACCTGACCAACGTCTCAGAGTTTTCGACTCTGCTCAGAGGAGGTGGCGCCAGGTGTGTTCCTCCTCAGCCAATGAACTTCTAGCTAGCATCAGCTGTGAAGAAGTTGGATTTGTCAG tgtggtAAATTACTCAGTCACATCAGTGCCAGAAGCCAGCGGTGATGGTGGAGAGTTCTTCTGTGTCCGACAGGAAGAACTTAGCTATGGCAAGAAAATCAAGGACtcattgtttccatg TGATTGTGAGAGCAGGGAAGTTCTCACACTTTTGTGCCAGG ACTGTGGCAGACGGAGTTTTGCAGCAGACCGTATAGTAGGAGGTGTGGATGCAAGGCAGGGTAGCTGGCCGTGGCAGGTCAGTTTACAGTATGATGGTGTTCATCAGTGTGGAGGATCCATCATCTCAAACCGTTGGATTGTTTCTGCAGCTCACTGCTTTCCAGA GCGCTATCGCTTTGTTAGTCACTGGCGTGTACTGCTGGGCTCCATCTATAATAAACCAGTCAATGCTAACGTGGTGGAGGTGAAGACCATTGTTTACCACAGCAGCTACCTGCCCTTTGTAGACCCCAATATTGACGACAACAGCAGAGACATTGCTGTACTGGCCCTTACCCAGCCTCTCACTTTTAATG AGTACATCCAGCCTGTTTGTCTGCCAGCATATGGCCAGAGACTTATAGATGGACAGATGGGAACAGTGACAGGCTGGGGAAATGTAGGATATTATG CTCATCTAGCAGACGTCCTCCAGGAAGCAAACGTCCCCATAATCAGTGATGCTGTCTGTAATGCTCCTGATTACTATGACAACCAGATCACCACCACTATGTTCTGTGCTGGCTATGAGAAAGGTGGCACTGATGCCTGTCAG GGAGACAGTGGTGGTCCTTTTGTGGCAGCTGACTGCCTCTCTAAGGCCACTCGTTATCGTTTGCTTGGAGTGGTGAGCTGGGGAACAGGCTGTGCCATGCCCAAGAAACCAGGTGTCTACACTAGGGTGTCACGATTTCTGCCCTGGATATCTACAGCCATGAGG AACTATCAGAACTCACCTGGTGTCCACAAGCTAGCACGAACATGA